In the genome of Yersinia enterocolitica, the window GAAACCGTCACTCATAAATTGTAGCTATGGGTTGACGGATCTTCTTATTGCAACAATCACGTTACCCTCATTACCCAAGCATCCTGATGTCGATCGTAATGTTGCTTAAAAAGCAACCGGTCTTTCCCATCTAACGTTGCGGGAATGCTGGTATGTTCATCCCACCCATCTAGCTGCATGCACAATTCAGGATCCGATTTACAGGGGATACTGAGGGTGTTTTCGCCTTTTGTCAGTGGTGCAGATAACTCTGCGTCATCAACTTCAAAATCTCTGATTTTTACTAGAGTTTTTCCCATAAAGACTCCTTACCTACCAAGTGGTATGAGGTATGACCAGATTGGTCGCCTTATTGAGAATAGCTGAGTCAGAAAAAAGTGCCAGAGGCCGCATCTAAAAAATACCGCCTCGGCGTAAATTCTATCCGCATCGAATCTGATGGGTGTTAATTATTTAATACCGAGTATGTTTAGTCAGAGTAGCCTAATGGCTGCATTCGCAGGGGAGTTCAGCCAAATTAAATTGGTTACGGCCATTCTTTTTCGAGTAATAAAGTGCTTGATCTGCCGCGAGCATTAAATCCGCTTGATCTGTAATACCACTATGCTGATGGGCTTGATAAACAGTGACACCAAGGCTGATGGTGACTTTACGGAATTTACTGTCATTGTGTTTAATTCCCATAGCACGGATAGATTGCAATATATGCTCGGCCACCAGGCTGGCGCCCTGTTGATCGGTATCTGGCAGAATAGCAGCAAACTCTTCTCCACCATAGCGAGCAACAATATCGGTGCTGCGTTTTAGTGATTTGCGTAATGCCCTGGCGACCAACCGTAAGCAGGCATCACCAGAGATATGACCATAGCAGTCATTGAAGTTCTTAAAGTAATCAATATCAATCATTAAAACTGCTAGCGGAGAGTCTGAGCGTTTTGCCCGCATAAATTCATGGGCCAGCACTTTTTTGAACGCCCGGCGATTAGGCAATTTAGTCAGTGAGTCTGTTCTGGCCTGAATTTCCAGACGTCGATTTGCTTTAACCAGCTTAAGTTCCAGCAATTTTCGTTCATGGATATCTTCTGCGGTTCCATACCAACACAACACATCGCCATTGTCATCTACGCTGGGAACTGCTCGGATTCGCATCCAGTTCCATCCCTTTTCAACATGACAAAAGCGGATTTCAACATCCAGTGGCTGCTGTGTTTGTAAGGAGTGTTCCCAACTGATTAAGGTGGGGTGGCGATCATCTAAATGGATGGTACGCAGCCATTTATCTGCCAGCGCCTCTTCGCGGGTTAATCCCGTAATTTTTTCAAAGCGAGAACTGACATCGGTAATCATGCCATCCGGGGATGCAGTCCAGGGAATTTGCGGATTCAGCTCCACCATATTGCGGTAATGCTGTTTACTGCTGCGCAGCTTTTCTTCCATCTCTTTTAATGACGTAATATCGATCATCGCGACGGACAGCCCACTCACTTGACCACTGGGATATCTGGCGGCATTTATCCGCATAAAGAACACCCGTGCTTTATCCGGCATCTGAAACTCAGCATCGGGGATACTGTCATTGCAATAGGCTTTCAGCAGAGCACTCTGCAAAATAGGAATAATGCCAGGTAGGAAGTCTGCAATTTTGCGCCCATTAATCTCTACTGTATTTTTACCCAGAAGTTCAGCCAGATAATCATTTACAGTAACATAGCGCAGGGTTGTATCGATAAAGCACAGACCAGCCGGAGCACTGG includes:
- a CDS encoding DUF1480 domain-containing protein, whose protein sequence is MGKTLVKIRDFEVDDAELSAPLTKGENTLSIPCKSDPELCMQLDGWDEHTSIPATLDGKDRLLFKQHYDRHQDAWVMRVT
- a CDS encoding PAS domain S-box protein yields the protein MTDYDNREESADIGLLKEMNSLRDIIENNSDWIWEVDASGRYTFSSAKSIELLGRLPHEVVGKTPFDFMPQDEASRVGKIFAEIAAARIPFAGLQNRNIRADGSEVLVETSGIPLFDDNGEFKGYRGIDRNLSNLPYDAGKRLFELESIYSSAPAGLCFIDTTLRYVTVNDYLAELLGKNTVEINGRKIADFLPGIIPILQSALLKAYCNDSIPDAEFQMPDKARVFFMRINAARYPSGQVSGLSVAMIDITSLKEMEEKLRSSKQHYRNMVELNPQIPWTASPDGMITDVSSRFEKITGLTREEALADKWLRTIHLDDRHPTLISWEHSLQTQQPLDVEIRFCHVEKGWNWMRIRAVPSVDDNGDVLCWYGTAEDIHERKLLELKLVKANRRLEIQARTDSLTKLPNRRAFKKVLAHEFMRAKRSDSPLAVLMIDIDYFKNFNDCYGHISGDACLRLVARALRKSLKRSTDIVARYGGEEFAAILPDTDQQGASLVAEHILQSIRAMGIKHNDSKFRKVTISLGVTVYQAHQHSGITDQADLMLAADQALYYSKKNGRNQFNLAELPCECSH